The following nucleotide sequence is from Psychroflexus torquis ATCC 700755.
ATAATCCTCAAAATTCGAATTTTCAAAATATAATATTCGACACAATTGCTGGTGATAATGCAAACGAAGAGCCTGTTATAAATTCAGAATTTTTAAAATCCAAACTTGTTTTTCAACAAGACGTAGAGTTTAAATTATATTATTTAAAATTTCGAGAAGGAGCGGAGTCTGTTAGAACCCCAACCTTTGCAGATTCTGTTCTAGTTACCTACAGAGGATTCTCTTTATTTAACAATCAAACATTTGATGGGTCACCTAATCCACTTTGGTTTGATTTAACTAATAATATTAGAGGATTTTATGAGGTCATGGATGAGTTCAAGGGGTCAACAAGTTTTCAAGAAAACCCTGATGGTACTATCAGTTTTGATGACAACTTTGGTATTGGAACCGTATTTATTCCTTCTGGAATAGCTTATTACTCAGCGCCTCCTTCAGGTTCTGGTATTGCAGCTTATGAACCTATAGTTTTCAATATTCAATTGTATAGGTCTATAGAAGCTGATCATGATCAAGATGGTGTCCCGTCGTGGATGGAAGATATTAATGAGGATAGGCGTTTAACCAATGATGATACCGATGGGGATAATATCCCAGATTTTGCAGATGTAAACGACGATGGTGATGGAACACTTACCGAAGATGAAATTGAAATTGATGCTGAGGGAAATCTTATTCTTCCAGATTCCAATGGAAACGACACCCCAGATTATTTAGATCCTACTTTTCCAGAAGATGCTTAATCAAATAAATAGTAAATTAGATACAAAAAAAAATCCCTTTATTTTAAAAGGGATTTTTTTTGTTCAATAGTAAGGATCCAATTAGATAGTTTGATTGGTATCAAATTTCTCTAAGTAGTCTTTCATCCTTTGAATAAACTGTCCACCTAAAGCACCATTAACGACTCTATGGTCATAACTGTGAGATAAGAACATCTTATAGCGGATACCTATAAAATCACCTTCCGGGGTTTCAATAACAGCAGGAACTTTCCTAATAGCACCTATGGCCAATATTCCTACTTGTGGCTGGTTGATAATCGGTGTGCCCATTATACTTCCAAAAGTTCCTACATTGGTTACAGTGTAAGTTCCTCCTTGAGTTTCGTCTGGTTTCAGCTTTCCATTTCTGGCTCTTCCTGCAAGGTCATTTACTTTCTTGGCCATGCCTAAAAGATTAAGCTGATCGGCATCTCTTATAACAGGGACTATTAAATTTCCATCTGGTAGAGTTGCAGCCATTCCTAAATTGATATGTTTTTTCATGATGATTTTATCACCATCAACTGCGATATTAATCTTGGGAAAGTCTTTTATGGTTCTAGCAACGGCCTCCATAAAAATAGGAGTAAAGGTGAGTTTTTCACCTTCTCTTTCTTGAAAAGCTCCTTTATGTTTTCCTCTCCAATTCCAAATGTCTGTGACGTCTACCTCAATAAAGGATTGCACATGTGCAGAAGTTTGAATGCTAGCAATCATATGGCTAGAAATCAATTTACCCATTCTACTCATCTCCATTATTTCGTCACCTGCATTTATATTCACAGGAGTACTAGGTTTAGCGACAGTTTCTACTGCTTTTTTAGGTTCTGGAGACTTCTCATTAACAAATTTTTGAGCAGAAGCTCCACCTTCTTTTTTAGTCTTTATATAAGTTAGAATATCGTCTTTGGTCACTCGCTCATCTAGGCCAGTCCCCTTAATTTTATCTAACTCCTCTACCGAAATATTTTCTTTGTCAGCAATATTTTTAACTAGCGGAGAATAAAATTTGGAAGAGTCTGAATAATTTGATGCGGAAGCCGTTGTGTTCTTAGCACTTTTTACACTATCTTGAATAGCAGAGGCAGATTCTATTTCATTTTCTGAGACTTCTTCAGGTTCGGAGGTAGAACTAGCTTCCCCTTCATTCTCATCAGAATCTTCACTCTCTACTTCTATAATAGCTACGACTTCGCCAACTTTGACTACATCATCAACATCAAACAATTTTTCAACTAAAACACCATCATATTCACTTGGAACTTCAGAATCTACTTTGTCTGTAGCAATTTCGAGAACAGCTTCATCAGCTTCTATGGTATCTCCAACTTCTTTTAACCAAGCGGTAATTGTTGCTTCAGCAACACTTTCTCCCATTTTGGGTAATTTCAATTCTTTTTTTGCCATATATATAACCTAAAAGGTAATTTTATATTTAAGATTGCAAATTTACTAAATTTAAGCCACTTATATTTTTAATACATTAACTTATTCGTTCAGTTTTAAAATCACACCCTTAAAATGTTTACTCTCACTTCCAATAATGAAATTTTGCTTTCTTGGTCTATATCGAAATATATTATTTTTATGCTTAGTTTTAATCAGTGCCTCTATAGACTCTTTATAAGAAATAAACTCAGCATCAAAAACAATAAGAGTATTAGTACACTCTTCAGGTATTTTAACAGCAAAGTTTGCTTCAGAAGCTGTTTTTGATTTGATTTGTTTTGTAAGACAAGAGTCTTCAGTTATGATAAGTGTATTTCTTTTAGACGAATCTATGGATTTTAGGCTTTTCAGTCTTACTTTCTCAATAATTTTGGCAAGCTTCAAAATTTGTTTTACTAGCTTATAAGATGTTTTATAATTCCTAAAATGCTTTTTATAAAAAATATACATGGCATTATAAAACCTCTTTAAGTAAACTTGATCTTTTGTAGTGCTTTCTCCTTTAAAATGAACAGCTTGAATTTCGCCAAAGTAATAATTCTTAAAACCTGCTTTTAGTATTCTATAACTTAAGTCGATATCTTCTCCGTACATAAAATAATCTTCGTCAAAACCATTAACTTGTCTGTACAAGGAGGTCTTCATAAACATAAAAGCACCAACTAAAATATCGGTTTCTCCTCTCTTATTTTGATTTAATTTAAGGTTATAATACTGACTGCAATCACCTAATAATTTCATTAGAGCTACTTTTGGCGTGGGAACATTTCGTTTGCTCTCTTTTAAAAACTCTCCCGCTCCATCTATCAATTGGACTCCAATAGCCCCTGGATTTTGGAGTTCTTTGTGAAAGCCTATTAGCTTTGTAAAACAATCTTCTGGTAATACAGTGTCAGGATTCAAAATGCATAAATACTCACCTTTTGCCTGTTCTACCCCTATATTATTTCCTTTGGAAAATCCTAGATTTTCAGTATTTGAAATTAAAATAACATCTGGAAAAAATGCTTTGACGAACTTACAGCTTTCATCTTCAGATTTATTATCGACAACAATAATTTCAGCATCTAGATGCTCTATAGCTTTAGTAACACTGTCTAAGCATAACATCAAATAATGTGGTACTTTATAATTGAGTATAACGATTGAAAGTTTCAATTGGCTTAGTTTTTTAATGAATTTTCAAAAGGGACGCGTTGAAGAATGCTTCTTCCTAGCGTAATTTCATCTGCGTACTCCAACTCATCTCCAATTGAAATACCTCTAGCTATTGTAGAGGTTTTAAGCGAGTGTTTTGAGGCTTGTATTTGTTTATAAATATAAAAGTTAGTGGTATCTCCCTCCATGGTACTACTCAGAGCAAAAATTACTTCTATAACTTTTCCAGTTTTAATCTTATCAACCAGACTTTCAATGTTCAATTGATTAGGTCCAACACCATCCATTGGACTTATTTTTCCACCCAATACATGATAAATCCCTTTATATTGTTCTGTATTTTCGATAGCCATGACATCCCTTATATCTTCAACTATACAAATTATAGAATGGTCTCTGCTTTGGTTTGCGCAAATTCCACATAACTCCTTATCTGAGATATTATGACAACTTTTACATTGTTTCACTTTTGTCTTTAAATCCACCAAGGCTTTTGCAAGATCTGTGGTTTGAGACTGTGGTTGTTTTAAAAGGTGTAAAGCCAAACGTAGTGCAGTTCGCTTTCCAATACCCGGAAGTAAAGCAATTTCTTCAATTGCTGTCTCAAGAAACTTAGATGAAAAATCCATGAGGGCTAAAATACAATTTTGAGTTTTCTTTTTATAAAAATCTCATCAAAACATTTGTACTTTCGCTTTCCAAAATTAAAGTATGCAGGCTTACCAAATTCTACTCCTCGTTTTAGCTTATTTTATCGTCTTAATCTTGATCTCTTTTCTGACCAATAAAAGTGGGAATAACAGTGAATTCTTTCAGGCCAATAAACAATCTCCCTGGTATTTGGTCGCCTTTGGTATGATTGGAGCCTCCCTGAGTGGGGTAACGTTTATCTCCATCCCGGGAACTGTAGAGTTTAATAGCTTTAGTTATTTCCAAGTGGTATTAGGATATACTATTGGTTATGCGGTTATAAGCTTGGTTCTTATGCCTCTCTATTATAGAATGAATCTGACTTCAATTTACACTTATTTAGAGTCTAGATTTGGAAATTATGCCTACAAAACAGGCGCCTCTTATTTTATACTTTCTAGAATTGTGGGATCGAGTTTTA
It contains:
- a CDS encoding FKBP-type peptidyl-prolyl cis-trans isomerase → MKLQRLLFILMLGFIFSCSNDDDTGEPLELRDPEEVRDENMLQIEGFLETHFYRFEDNPQNSNFQNIIFDTIAGDNANEEPVINSEFLKSKLVFQQDVEFKLYYLKFREGAESVRTPTFADSVLVTYRGFSLFNNQTFDGSPNPLWFDLTNNIRGFYEVMDEFKGSTSFQENPDGTISFDDNFGIGTVFIPSGIAYYSAPPSGSGIAAYEPIVFNIQLYRSIEADHDQDGVPSWMEDINEDRRLTNDDTDGDNIPDFADVNDDGDGTLTEDEIEIDAEGNLILPDSNGNDTPDYLDPTFPEDA
- a CDS encoding dihydrolipoamide acetyltransferase family protein, with product MAKKELKLPKMGESVAEATITAWLKEVGDTIEADEAVLEIATDKVDSEVPSEYDGVLVEKLFDVDDVVKVGEVVAIIEVESEDSDENEGEASSTSEPEEVSENEIESASAIQDSVKSAKNTTASASNYSDSSKFYSPLVKNIADKENISVEELDKIKGTGLDERVTKDDILTYIKTKKEGGASAQKFVNEKSPEPKKAVETVAKPSTPVNINAGDEIMEMSRMGKLISSHMIASIQTSAHVQSFIEVDVTDIWNWRGKHKGAFQEREGEKLTFTPIFMEAVARTIKDFPKINIAVDGDKIIMKKHINLGMAATLPDGNLIVPVIRDADQLNLLGMAKKVNDLAGRARNGKLKPDETQGGTYTVTNVGTFGSIMGTPIINQPQVGILAIGAIRKVPAVIETPEGDFIGIRYKMFLSHSYDHRVVNGALGGQFIQRMKDYLEKFDTNQTI
- a CDS encoding glycosyltransferase family 2 protein produces the protein MKLSIVILNYKVPHYLMLCLDSVTKAIEHLDAEIIVVDNKSEDESCKFVKAFFPDVILISNTENLGFSKGNNIGVEQAKGEYLCILNPDTVLPEDCFTKLIGFHKELQNPGAIGVQLIDGAGEFLKESKRNVPTPKVALMKLLGDCSQYYNLKLNQNKRGETDILVGAFMFMKTSLYRQVNGFDEDYFMYGEDIDLSYRILKAGFKNYYFGEIQAVHFKGESTTKDQVYLKRFYNAMYIFYKKHFRNYKTSYKLVKQILKLAKIIEKVRLKSLKSIDSSKRNTLIITEDSCLTKQIKSKTASEANFAVKIPEECTNTLIVFDAEFISYKESIEALIKTKHKNNIFRYRPRKQNFIIGSESKHFKGVILKLNE
- the recR gene encoding recombination mediator RecR, encoding MDFSSKFLETAIEEIALLPGIGKRTALRLALHLLKQPQSQTTDLAKALVDLKTKVKQCKSCHNISDKELCGICANQSRDHSIICIVEDIRDVMAIENTEQYKGIYHVLGGKISPMDGVGPNQLNIESLVDKIKTGKVIEVIFALSSTMEGDTTNFYIYKQIQASKHSLKTSTIARGISIGDELEYADEITLGRSILQRVPFENSLKN